GATTAGTATTTCTGCATACAAGGTTCCGAGTACTGTACTGAATTTGGTTATTAGATTAGTTGGGGTGTTGAGAGCTGCTAACGTACAATTTCTAGGCGAGGCAAACGTGAGCTTGGTGCCATTATGCGATCTAATGCTCAATAGTTATTGTTTTTGCAACTTCTGAGCATTCCATTCATGACCCGTTAGGCTACAAGGCCTACGACGCATCAGAACAGTTCCAGATGAAACTTGACTCCAGATTTGAGTGAACTTGAATATTCATGTTATTCAGTAGGTGTATTGATGTGTGGAGGAATTAAATTGGTATGCTGTTTGTATGTTTGAGAAAACTAATACAGCATCATCTTGTGAAATGCAAGGATAGTGCACTCCACTGCGAGGATTTGCTTTACTTGCACTCCACTGATACAGTATCAATGTCTGAAACCACATTCTTAATTTTTGGGCACTTCCTAAAATATTTCAGATATACAAAGAGACTGGGAATGCTTTTCCTCAAAAAGACTGGGCATGCGTTGTCTGTTTTTGGTGGTAATGAATAATTTGTTGTGGTGAAATATGAAATTGCGGCAATCAAGATAACTTTTGCTTGATATAGTGCATAACATTGTGTGCTGTAGGAGGCTGGACTCCTAAACTGACACTTTGTTGTTATTCAAATGAAAATGGTCTTCTGTGGTTGGACTTTACATGTTTGTGTACGGCTTTATTATCACACATTTATCATGTGGATTGACAGATCACTTAACTTTATTTTGTGTTAAGAGATAAACTAAAATATTTCTACAAAGTGGATAGTGTAAGAGGGATTTTACTTTTGAGCCCTCAAATGCACCACCTATAATATGTATGGCAATGCTTAGCAGATTTTGAAGGAGGAAAACTGAACATTCCTGCACGCATGTATGTCATGATTAGCAGAAGACTTCACTTATTTCGTGTAGGAGTTGAAAACCGTTTGCTTGTGAATTTTCGACGAATTGGTCGGGGTGGAagggggatttttttttcagagcCCTCAAAAGTACCTCTAAATGTATGGAAAAAGGAGCCATTTTCATTTCTAGGCTCCTGAAGGTGTTCACTCTTTGCTAATGGAACAATAATGCTTAGCAGATTGTGAAAGAGGAAAACTGGGAAACACTCATTGCTGATTCATTGCTCTACGCAAAGGTGTGTTCACATAAATGGTTTGGTACTCTTACTCTGTGGCCCATTGACCTGTGAAATGATAAATCATGATTTCTGGTTTTATTTGATGTGCGGGAGCCTGGAAAGTGGGACTCAGGCCACTGCATTGCTGTTTATTACTACAGTTAATATTGCTGAATATCGTAGGACTCCTCATTTTCCTGTTTTGCTTTGTAGGGCCTATTGTTGGCAGTTATAATGGTTATTGATTACTGGTTGGCTCTCTGCTACTTACTGGGATTTGTTGGTATGATTTCGTTTATCTTTGGGCTCTATTGTACATTCATGGTCATACTTGTATATGAAGAACGAAGTACAATAACTGTGAGATTTTCTATTTTCCGTAACAATTTATTTACAGTTCAAGTTTTGTGGGCACTTAAAGGGAAACCCCTTCTTATCTGAAACTCCTATAGGGCTCATTCTGAGGTTCATGTTTTAGCTGGATTCATGTTCATATCCATCAAATGCtgctttccctttcttttatCAGACTGATCTAAATTTGTTCTGCATATTTGAATCTGTTTGTTCCTTAGACTGAAGTCCTGACCAGCAAACACCCATCCCAAGTTTACACAATGAAGGAGCTGTAGCCATGATATACCAACCGCCTAAATGACTATAAATAAGCTGATATCCGATAAGTGGAATTTTTAGACTATGTAAGTTATAGTGCCGCAGATTTGTTCTTAGAAGATTGGTCACCGTTTCCTACCCTAGCACTGAGGAGGATATATATTATGCTACGAGTGTCAGTTGATGCGATCTTCGCCAAAGGTCTTAGCAAATTATGCATCCCATGCTTCTAGCATAGCACGAAGGATCAAAACAGATGGTATTCAACCGCTGATGATTGGACCCACCTTCTTTAGGCAGGATGGTAACAATGTGTTTGGCTTTCTAGCTCATGCTCTGTGAAAAACCTTGATATTTAGCATGGCAAGATGCTCCCAGATCCAGCAAGATCCTCATTGACTAGTGGCAATGCTGATGCCAGTGGCTTTGCAGTACATATTTGACATGATCACTTGTTCTCGCAGTCACTAAGGCACAATATCAAGTGTACATTTAATTATTTTGTTATATGAACCACTATGCTAGGAGAGAGATATCTTATATAGTAACATGGGATACACTGGTTCTTGATTACCTACTTACCCCTCTGAGCTTTCCTGTTTTCTGGAAGTAGGCATTCACTTTATATCACAATTCCAACAGAAGTTTTCCCTGGCAGTATAGTTTGAGATACTCTTTGGATGTGCTGTTCATGCTAATCTGAACTTCATTTTTCACCCTTTTTCACAAAGTTATCATTTGAACTTTTTAaccctttcttctttttcatttcttcttATTCTGCAGTTATATATGCTGTAGCTCAACAACCACCTTATGATGGTCTAGGTATGTTTTACTTTCTATTTTAAACATTTACATGGAAATTTATGCATTGTGTTGTTCCCTGGTCTTGTCATGTTAATATGTTCATGCAATAACTCTCAAGCAGTGGACTGTATTTGTAAAGTTCGATGGTATGCTTTCAATTTGTATTTATATCTTTGTTCTGCACCATTGATGTGCTATTTCACTTATTGATTTAAGTAAAATTTAATCAATGTGTTCCGTGAGCCATCATGCTAATCATGGTTGCAAAAACGTTGGTACTGCCAAGGAGAGATTATTCACGATGGGAGACACTAGTTGTGGATTAGGAGTTTGAAACCCTGAACGACACTGATTATTCAATAAAGCTGAATGTGACATCTTTATTCCCTGCTGTCTCAGAGATAGGAGTTTGAAACCCTGAACGACACTGATTATTCAATAAAGCTGAATGTGACATCTTTATTCCCTGCTGTCTCAGAGATAGGAGTTTGAAACCCTGAACGACACTGGTTATAGGTAAGTAGGCTGTACTTAGATGTGGAATTGGACATGTACGGTCCAATGGGCTCTGGACTCCAGTTGCCTTGGATCATGTTAGATTGTTCTTATTGGACATGGACATCCATAAGCTTAAGATCCATTTTGCATTGGATACTCATTTTGCATCATATTGGATAGCCAACGATCCAATGGGCAAAGTGTGCCTCTCCTAGTCATAGCATTCCGTATCCTGTAACCTGTTGCAGCACTGACAGCCGTGGGCTGGCAGCTCTCCACCTCAGCGCAGCACCCGCCGGCGGCTTCCTGTCTCATGGCGCAGAGTTCGCCAGCTCCTTGTCTTGAAGCGTCATGGCAGCTGGCGTCTCTTTGTCCCAGAGCACTGTGTCGGCCACGGCACCAGAGGCCGTGACGAGAGTCGGCATCTTCTCAGGGACCTCGAGGAACCATGTTTCTTGACAGCCATGAAGTTCCCAGAGTTGCAGACTGCAAGGCTTCTttgtcaccgccgccgccacataAGTGATAGCTGAATTTCTACACACAGGAGGTTACAATCAAGATGAAGTAGCTGTATGTAGAACGTGAACACACCTGTAGACGAGTTGATCcatttggatttggatatTTGTGGCCCTTATGTGTTAGGACTTGGATAGCAACCCttgagtttggactttggatTGGATATGGATTAAGTCGATTTTAATTGGATTTTTGTTAGACTAGCTGTATTTGGATTTGGACATTGATCCACAAGCACCTCTAGCTGTACTGATACCTTGCTGGACATTGACAGTATGTGGTCGTGTACTGACTGGAATACTAGGGCTAAAAGGCCTTGATCTGAAATCAGTAAATTGAACCTTCGTAAAAAAGAACTGAATTTTGCTGGGGATTACCAATATTGCAAACCTGCGACAACATGCTTGACATAATGTTTTGATCCGAATGAAGATCATGAGTAAGTAACACCTACAAGTTGAATAAATTGTGCTTACTGGTTGTTTTTTAGTTCGGTATTCtcgttttttttattatgCGCGAGTACTACACTTTTCTATTGTAGCACTCATATTATATGagtcatatatatacatgcaagtGCCAAAACGGTGATGCTGTTGAATCATATCTGTTCTATTAAGTGATAGTGACATACTAGTTTTCAAAGTGATGCTCTCACTCCCTATAGCTATTATTTACTCATTTTTACTCGAATTTAGAGCACCACTGCAGTTCTCTCTTAAATCGGAGATAAgatgttctctttttttaacaCAGGCCATACACATCATATGACCCCGTTGCAACTGGAAAGCCTGCTAACTGAAGAACCAACAACACGATTTTGGCTGGTAGTTTCCTTTACATGCTCGTTTTCTCCTTTATCTGTCACCAGCAACGGTTGCCTCCTGcttgcaactttttttttcatctgtGCAGAACTTCCAATAAAATATATCTCAGCCCCATAGTATATGCTAAGCCTTCAGTGATTATGGTATTAAACAGAGTTTGCTCATTGCTCGATTtgttattttaattttaacaGGTTGAGTTCCGGACTTCCTTTTTAGGGAAATGTATACAAGCAAGCAGTGTTATGCCTGAACTCTCTAACATGTAAGTTTTACTCCtttgttgatttatttataCACTTCTAAGCTCTATATTTGGACTAAATCCTCCAACAAAATTTCCTCTTTATATCGTTATGTTTGACCTTTACAATTAGGTATAGGTAGTTGTTAATATTCTGAAAGGGTGAGACTACACTCTATGACTATTAGGATTAGACATTAGCTGGACATTGCTATTCTGGGAGGATGAATCTTAGTTGGAAGCATGAGCTGTTCTTATACTTTTCCTTTGCACTCTCATGCTATTTACAATACTTTGCTTTTGAAAATACACAACTTTACTGGTTAACGAGCTAATGCTTTCCCAGTCAATATCGGTATTATTAGTTAATAATCTATCAATTACCTATCATTTGTTCTGAACACAATATGGGTAGTACTTTCTATATATTGGAAGTTCAATTTTGCTGATTCTATTAACGCAGATACTCCAACAAGAACATTTCTTTTGGGATAATTGATATAGGGCATTTTCCAAATGCTGCGGCAAAGTTTGGAATATCCATGTGGGGTAAGCTTTTAGTTTTAGTTCTCTGCCaactgttcttttcttttacttgGTTTTAATGGCCTGCATTTCATTTTTAATATAATACATGGATTCTTTATTGGATTGTGTGCAGAATATTCTTAGTCATGCATTCCCGCAAGGTTTACATTCTCAGTTGAATTTCATTAACAGATCATCATCCCACTTATATACTGTTCGACAAGGTGACTGAAGTTGCTCGGTTCCCGGAAATTGCAAATGAAACAAAAGTATTCATGCCAAAAGTTACTAAGGTTTAATTTCAATACTTCATTGCTTTTCTTATGAGTTATGATATGAAATTGAATAATCTCTCCCTTTGTGTGAACTAGTATGATTTTATATAACTTCGGAATGTCACCATTTCTATCAAACTGGCCTGTAGCAGGAGATTTAATATCTCAGTTAGAAGAATAGTGGAAATACATTACTTTTAAGCATAAATGCACATTAGGAATTAGGACTGCCTGTTTTGTTTGAAGAGCTTCAGTATTCAACTTTAGTTTTGATGTATCTGGTTATCCCAATTGTGGGAAACAGATAACTCTAGTTCCtgaaacaaaaatttaaaaaggtAGTGGGTGTTGGACTTAAGGAAATATATCTCACCGTTAAAGAAAAGTGTGAAAGTGAAATAACTGAAATATGGCCTACCTAAAAAAGCTATGACGCCACAGCCCCCTTTCGTTTTAGTTCTGACCAAACATCCAAGTTGGTTATCTGGTTTTGTACCTCAATCGACGCACTGAATAGGGATGTGATAAACATATCAAAGCTACAACAACTCCTGAAAGTTTGGTTAGCTATCCAGTCTTCCTCAATGGCCATATTGTGAAATTCGACCATAATAAGTACTGATGACGTCGTCCAACTTTGTGGTATTGCTTTGTAACAGATGGTTAATATTATGCCTGTATCTTTCTTACAGAAGCTTCTCTGCCAGCATTTCGATCTTGACAGGCGATTGATTGAATACCGATCTACCTTATCTACCTAGTTGTAAGACGGCCAGAAATGACTTCCACCGTCCTTTTCATTTCACTGTCTGGAGAACACCTGCTAACCAAATGCATCCTGTCGTAGGATCCAGCGCCTGTCCCAGGTGTCTCAAATGGAAGGTGCCAATTCGGACCGGATAATTGGACCAGACACAAGGTGCGGCAGCAATCACTTCAGGGGGTATCCTCAAGCTTGTTTTATTTGATGGGTGTGGTTGTGCCCATCCAGTTCAAGGCTAGTATGCTTTGTGACGACAAATATGTTTTGCATCTTACTACCATTTGTCACTTCTTGAATTATGGAATGTTACTGCCCCTGTAGAGATCCTGTAATGATTTGGCAACTATGCTTTGCAACTGCAGTAGTGGTCAATCCAGACACCATTCTTTCCACAGAGCAGTATGTCTTGGAATTTGTTCAGATCGACACCTTTTCCCAAGTGGTAATGGCCTCCACGGTAGGTCTCCCTTGCTCCCCTTCAACTCCATTCCATTATCTGCTATGTTCTCTTGCTTTTCCTTGCGAATTATACCTTAAATATGTGCTTAGTGCTCTTTGATAACCTTcattaaaaaattataaaactCAAAGCATTGCATTTGGCTACCACCATTATCAAGTGGAGGAAAAGTGGGATTTTGGTGGTATTGTTAACAAAAGCTGACTGCCCAGTAAAAGGAGGGATTGGTGGTGGGTTAGAATAGCACAAAAGCTGTTTGTTGGGTATTCAAAAGGAGGGAGAATGGGTTGATAAGATCACAAAATAATAGTAGTTCTTCAAATCTGGGGAGGCCAAATGGGAGCATGGATGGGTGATTAGCTTAGAATAACACAAAAGGTGTGCATATCCAGGCCATGACACGTCAGACCAGGTTAGTGGTTGGTAGTGGGATAGGACAAGCTCTAGCTTTTTAGCTTTCgctgtttttttaatagaaaaacGTTTTCATATGGTTGCCACAGAGTATCTCTTCTCCTTAGAGTGGGAAAGAAAACATGGAGTATCttcttttgagttttgatATGAGAGAAAGTGTGGTCTTGACAAGTGCCCTGTGGACCAGTATACTCAAGAGTGGGTTGGCTTGCAGCTGTCAAGCTGATAGCCTGCAACCCCCCCTTTCTGGTTACCTGCATTAACACTGTATCATTGCAACCTATAACCTATTCAAACAAAAGTGTATACCGCTAAAATTAAAGTAAAGAGCAGTACATCTGGAAAATTAACAAATTAACTTGATTCATTTAAattaaatgaaacaaaatacatTACCTGTACTTACTCCATTATGATTGCACATTCGTATAAATAACTGTGAAATGGCTCGGGCCTTTTGATTCACATGATTTCCAAAACACGTGAATAGGAAAAATACAGAACCAAAGTGCCATGTCATCTTGAATATTACAGGATTCAGATGATGTTTGATTTGCACAGGAAAAACGTATAATTCTTACAAAAAGTTTGGAGTGGATGGAGTTTTTCCtatgaaatctagtacaaatGAATTCTAAGAAAAAATCCTATGAATCAAACGATCCATGTAGGAAAAAAATCCATAGGATTGGAATCCTCCAAACATCCTTTTTAATCAATTCGTCCGGGGTATGACTAGAAGTTCCAAGGCTTTAGGAGGCTAGACCTCATGGAAGCAATCCTGATTATCCAAACGTCTTTCTTTAGAGGGCAAGCAATCTTATTTGATTGTGCGGCATTGTTTTTCCTATATAATCCATGTACTCAGTTAGagtatttgtttttcaaattCTTGCATTTCAAAGAGGCCATTAGTTAGATCCTAGAGAGAAAAAGACCGCAGATAGAATCACCTGGGATTGGCACCTTTCTGTAGTGGAATGTGTAAGAGACTAAGAGTACATGATAATTCctacatttattttttaaattgtAATCCTGCATTCAAATAGGATCATACCATCCTCAAGAACCTAACTTGCTTCCAAATATTCTAGGGATCAGGAGAAAGCCACTTCAAACATGCACTAAAATCAGTACTCTACATGCAGGTAGACCCACATGCAACCACATGCAAAATGGGGAACATAGCATCCATTTTTGGAAAATATACCACAGACAACAGCTAAACTCCCCGGGGGTGTAGGATCTGGCCCTAATTTTCTTCTGCCCATGTAAGCCCCAAAGCAAAACAGAATCCGTTTGGTGTGCAAAAGCCAAAATGACATTTACCAAATTCCCCAAAATTGTTGCGTTCTGAATATGCCAAGTTGATCTGGGCCTGAACTCTGAATGCGTACAAGTACCCTGGAGGAGCACTGATTTCGAAAGAAATCTCTTTCAAACAGAATTCTGCCCCTTCTGGAATCAAAGCGAACAGTAAGGCAGCAACCAACACGGTAAAAGAAGCCAGGTTAAAGAGAGGAAAAGCCTGGGCGAATTTCTACGGACGCCGTGCTGTGCTGTGCCTGTGCTGATACGGGAATCTGCATGGGAGCGGATCGGAGTCCAAGATGCGTAAAACCCCGCCTTTAACCAGGCTCCAAATGCCGAGAAAATCCGCTTTCTCGCCGGGTCTTCTGCGtttgcacacacacacacaacccGACCCAGATTAGTTCTGTTCTCTGGAGTCTGGTCTGCAATCTCGAGGAAAATTCTCTGGTCTTGTTCAGGTACTTTGGGTGTTCATAGTTTGTTCTGCGTCAAAATTTGCTACGGAGTATATCAAATATCCCCTCTccggatttatttttttgatgaATACAGCAGCGCtgatttcattaattaagaaggAACAAAAATATTGTACATGAACAGGAGAAAAGAGGTGGAGGACAGAGATAATTACATCCTCTAACTGAAACAAGAAAcagaaaagcaaaagcttAAAAAGCTCACTGGGGATCCACCAATTTAGTGGCCTTCAGTCCAGCACTTCTCCAGAGGTGAAGCTCCTCAGAAAGACTCTGCAGCAGATCATCGATGGAGCATGCTTTTGCATTGAAGACTCGGttgtttctttccttccaAGTGAACCATGAATGTAGCATCTGAAGTATGTTCCATTTTTCGCGGGCAGAGTTTGGGATTGCATCAAGACTTGCTAGTCGCCAGGAGAGTAGAGAGCAATCAGGTACCAGCACAGAGGGCAGAGGGAGGTTGAAATTGATGAGAATCCGACGCCAAAATTCCGCAGAGAAAGAGCAGTGCAGCAACAAGTGATCAGCCGTCTCGTTGCTTGTCCAGCAAAGAGAGCAGATAGGATTATGTGGCCATCCTCTTTTGGCAAGATTTTCTGCCGTTAGACACTTGCCGTGCAGAGCCACCCAATTGAAGAATTTACATTTCATAGGAATTTGGGGCTTCCACACCAGGTTCTCAAGCGGCGAGTGAATGGAACCCGTAAACTGAATGTGGTATGCAGAGCTAGCAGAGTATGTACCCGATGCAGACATCTTCCATGTAACACTATCATCCGAGTGAGGGTTAAGTTCAATGTGTTGCAGCTTCTGGTATAGCCAAACAAACTGTTGCAAGATTGCATCTGAGGGATTAGCTTTAAGGTTAGAAATCCATCGATTGTCCTCCAATGCATCAGCCAcaaggaattttttttcctactaTGCTTGAACAGCTCAGGTGTAGTCTCCTTGAGAATAAAGCCATCAGGCCAGTGATCATGCCAGAATTTGAAGCTCCTGCCATTACCAAGCTTCAGAGAGGAGGCAGCCACAAACAGATCTTTGACCTTTTTGTCCACAACAATAGGAATAGAGTGCCACACTTTACCAGGGTCAGTATGGTATTGCCATAGCCATCTAATCTGAAGGGCAGTACTTTGATATGCAAGGTTAGGGATCCCCAGGCCCCCTAGATATTTTGGTCTGCAAACCATGCTCCATTTAACCAAGCATCGACCTCCAAAGCAGTTCTCCAAACCAGTCCAGAGAAAAGAACGGCGGAACTTATCGATCAACTTGGTTAGCCACTTGGGGTGATTGAGAACAATGAGTTGGAAAGTGGGCATGGCTGCGAGCACTGAGGTGACGAGGGTGAGTCTTCCAGCAATGGAGAGGAGCTTTGATTTCCATCCAGCAAGAACTTTGAGGATTTTATCAATTAATGGCTGATAATCAGCTCTTTTCAGGTTTCTGTGAGATAGAGGCATCCCAAGATAAGAGCAAGGGAAATTCTTCAGCGGGCAATTGAGGATACGGTGGATTCCCTCCAGATCAATATTACTGCAAGAAATAGGAGTGAAACTATTCTTATTGAAATTTGTCCGGAGTCCAGCTGCCTTGCCAAAGATGTTCAAAATCGGAGAGACCACATTCAGCTCTTGATCGTCAGGCGGAAAATAATGACATCGTCCGCATAGATGGAGGCACGGAAAGGGATTTGGAGCCGGCCCAACGGAGAAATTAACTGATGGTGCTGCGCAAAGACAAGGATTTTACTTAAGCAATCCATCACCATGACGAAGAGCAGCCTCTCCGGATATACAAAGCCAATTTGGAGCAACGTGAGAACCTGGGCAAAATACACTCGGAAATAGCACGCGGTTGCTAGAAATTTTGGATTCTTGTTTTGGCCAACGAAAACGCTGGATAtggatgaaggagttctgCACGTTAGAGATGCCGGCGGGTGGGTCACAAATTAAATCAACGAAGCAAAATAGCATTGTTTATCCAGAATTTTAAGGTTTGCCTTTGGACATCCcgaaggagggagtatgatcAAAGTAGCTAGGTGGAGTGATTGTTAGTACATCTTTGAATGGACGTTCTAAGCGTATGCATTATTTACATAAACTCAGTGCATCAACAATCAAATCTTGCACCAGTAGAGAGTAGACTACAAGTTGGCAAGATTGATCTTCGATGATTTGACCCGTCTTGTCTCACTAACAGGTGGCCTTAGAGCCCACATGTAAGTGACACGTGGCGGGGCAAATCATCAATATGCAAAAGTAAAGTAGGCATACGAATCTTATGTCCGCAGTAATAAATATAAGGTATTTGCATATTTTACAAAC
The Brachypodium distachyon strain Bd21 chromosome 2, Brachypodium_distachyon_v3.0, whole genome shotgun sequence genome window above contains:
- the LOC100839800 gene encoding thioredoxin-related transmembrane protein 2 homolog isoform X2 encodes the protein MEVATATEASAPAASGGAKRRSHPFPWLDLAISEPFYFLHLVAFFSYFAARTTAPSAEDDVEFHSRLIRREIQAVLVFLVLFTVKIVKEENWETLIADSLLYAKGLLLAVIMVIDYWLALCYLLGFVVIYAVAQQPPYDGLGHTHHMTPLQLESLLTEEPTTRFWLVEFRTSFLGKCIQASSVMPELSNIYSNKNISFGIIDIGHFPNAAAKFGISMWEASLPAFRS
- the LOC100839800 gene encoding thioredoxin-related transmembrane protein 2 homolog isoform X1, with translation MEVATATEASAPAASGGAKRRSHPFPWLDLAISEPFYFLHLVAFFSYFAARTTAPSAEDDVEFHSRLIRREIQAVLVFLVLFTVKIVKEENWETLIADSLLYAKGLLLAVIMVIDYWLALCYLLGFVVIYAVAQQPPYDGLGHTHHMTPLQLESLLTEEPTTRFWLVEFRTSFLGKCIQASSVMPELSNIYSNKNISFGIIDIGHFPNAAAKFGISMWDHHPTYILFDKVTEVARFPEIANETKVFMPKVTKKLLCQHFDLDRRLIEYRSTLST
- the LOC100839800 gene encoding thioredoxin-related transmembrane protein 2 homolog isoform X3; protein product: MEVATATEASAPAASGGAKRRSHPFPWLDLAISEPFYFLHLVAFFSYFAARTTAPSAEDDVEFHSRLIRREIQAVLVFLVLFTVKIVKEENWETLIADSLLYAKGLLLAVIMVIDYWLALCYLLGFVVIYAVAQQPPYDGLGHTHHMTPLQLESLLTEEPTTRFWLVEFRTSFLGKCIQASSVMPELSNIYSNKNISFGIIDIGHFPNAAAKFGISMWEYS